The following proteins come from a genomic window of Polaribacter dokdonensis:
- a CDS encoding SAM-dependent methyltransferase has product MIGKLYLIPTTLGETEPLEVMPLSVKKVVEQIDYYIVENEKSARRFIKKITPKKPQPNLTIKLLDKYAVEEETQTYLDVCAQGFNVGLLSEAGVPAIADPGASIVKLAHEKGIQVVPLVGPSSILMAMMSSGMNGQNFAFNGYLPIDKGERKRAIKDLERLSLDKNQAQIFIETPYRNEKMLADLKAILSPSTALCIAADITLPSEYIKTLSIKDWKHQQPDLHKKPAIFIIQK; this is encoded by the coding sequence ATGATTGGTAAACTCTATTTAATACCAACTACTCTAGGAGAAACTGAACCTTTAGAGGTGATGCCACTATCTGTTAAAAAGGTAGTAGAGCAAATAGATTACTATATTGTAGAAAATGAAAAATCTGCAAGACGTTTTATCAAAAAAATCACACCCAAAAAACCGCAACCAAATTTAACTATAAAGCTTTTAGATAAATATGCTGTAGAAGAGGAAACACAGACATATTTAGATGTTTGTGCTCAAGGTTTTAATGTAGGTTTGTTATCTGAAGCAGGTGTACCAGCTATAGCAGATCCAGGTGCAAGTATTGTAAAATTGGCACATGAAAAAGGTATTCAAGTTGTGCCATTAGTTGGACCTAGCTCTATATTAATGGCAATGATGAGTTCTGGTATGAATGGACAGAACTTTGCTTTTAATGGTTATTTGCCTATTGATAAAGGAGAACGTAAAAGGGCTATTAAAGATTTAGAAAGACTTTCTTTGGATAAAAATCAAGCTCAAATTTTTATTGAAACACCTTACAGGAATGAAAAAATGCTAGCAGATTTAAAAGCTATTTTATCACCTAGTACAGCTTTATGTATTGCTGCAGATATTACTTTGCCTAGTGAATATATTAAAACACTATCTATAAAAGATTGGAAACATCAACAACCAGATTTACACAAGAAGCCAGCAATATTTATAATTCAGAAGTAA
- the dapF gene encoding diaminopimelate epimerase, with product MNLPFLKYQGTGNDFVMVDNRTKIFPKKNTDKISQICDRHFGVGADGIILIEEDKEYDFKMIYFNADGSETFCGNGARCAVAFAKHLKMITDKTTFIAVDGPHFAEINNDIISLQMIDVDEIEVKENAVFTYTGTQHHVELVDSLDNYPVFENGKKIRYSYTNPGSNVNFAQQINENTFRVRTYEKGVENETLACGTGVTAVAIAMHKTKKTNSNLISLPVEGGLLEVSFSEENGSYKNVFLKGPATFVFKGEISV from the coding sequence ATGAATTTACCTTTTTTAAAATATCAAGGAACAGGAAATGATTTTGTTATGGTAGATAACAGAACAAAAATCTTTCCAAAAAAAAATACTGACAAAATTTCACAAATTTGCGACAGACATTTTGGAGTTGGTGCAGATGGAATTATACTTATAGAAGAAGATAAAGAGTATGATTTTAAAATGATTTACTTTAATGCAGATGGTAGTGAAACCTTTTGTGGTAATGGAGCTAGATGTGCTGTGGCTTTTGCTAAACATTTAAAAATGATTACTGACAAAACCACTTTTATTGCAGTTGATGGGCCTCATTTTGCAGAAATAAATAATGATATTATTTCATTACAAATGATAGATGTTGATGAAATTGAGGTTAAAGAAAATGCAGTATTTACATATACTGGTACTCAGCATCATGTAGAATTGGTTGACTCTTTAGATAATTATCCTGTATTTGAAAATGGTAAAAAAATAAGGTATTCTTATACAAACCCTGGAAGTAATGTAAACTTTGCGCAACAAATAAATGAGAATACTTTTAGAGTTAGAACTTATGAAAAAGGGGTTGAGAATGAAACTTTAGCATGTGGAACTGGAGTAACAGCTGTTGCAATTGCCATGCATAAAACCAAGAAAACCAATAGTAATTTAATTTCTTTACCAGTAGAAGGTGGTCTATTAGAAGTATCGTTTTCTGAGGAAAATGGTTCATATAAAAATGTTTTTCTAAAAGGACCAGCTACATTTGTATTTAAGGGAGAAATATCAGTTTAA
- a CDS encoding glyceraldehyde-3-phosphate dehydrogenase, whose protein sequence is MSSILDYEKEVSSQAQTRRATVEFINIVNDLWYDKSIELVLFRNPLVDKRASEVLNLIDYAKEFVNKSITIQDALSIAKAIQQIELPSSKLDIGKLAYECHLNPKGCEDKVAFVKKQLKNVTKAKNITPKDVVLYGFGRIGRLLARELMTKMGKGSQLRLRAVVTRGEITQAVLDKRASLLSIDSVHGDFLGTVQTDLENKALIINGTTVHMISAKNPEDIDYTAYKINDALIIDNTGAFRDDVALARHLKAKGASKVLLTAPGKGIPNIVHGVNHKQNDPDKVDIFSAASCTTNAITPVLKVLEDNFGIKKGHLETIHAYTNDQNLVDNMHSKYRRGRAAALNMVITETGAGKAVAKALPALEGKLTSNAIRVPVPNGSLAILNLQLRRPVTTDVINAILKQNALEGDLVEQIKYSLDNELVSSDIIGSTAPSIFDSKATITDGDSIVIYIWYDNEYGYSHQVMRLAKHIAKVRRFTYY, encoded by the coding sequence ATGTCATCAATTTTAGATTACGAAAAAGAAGTTTCTTCACAAGCACAAACTAGAAGAGCTACTGTAGAATTTATTAATATCGTGAATGATTTATGGTATGATAAATCTATTGAACTTGTACTTTTTAGAAATCCGTTAGTAGATAAAAGAGCTAGTGAGGTTTTAAACCTAATTGATTATGCAAAAGAATTTGTAAACAAATCAATTACAATTCAAGATGCTTTAAGTATTGCAAAAGCAATACAACAAATAGAGTTACCATCATCAAAATTAGATATTGGTAAATTGGCTTACGAATGTCATTTAAACCCAAAAGGTTGTGAAGACAAAGTTGCCTTTGTGAAAAAACAATTAAAGAACGTAACTAAAGCCAAAAATATAACTCCAAAAGATGTTGTATTGTATGGTTTTGGTAGAATTGGTAGATTATTAGCAAGAGAGTTAATGACAAAAATGGGTAAAGGTTCTCAATTAAGATTAAGAGCTGTTGTAACTCGTGGAGAAATTACTCAGGCAGTTTTAGATAAAAGAGCCTCTTTATTAAGTATAGACTCTGTTCATGGAGATTTTTTAGGAACTGTACAGACAGATTTAGAAAACAAAGCTTTAATTATAAATGGTACTACTGTTCATATGATTTCTGCTAAGAATCCAGAAGATATAGATTATACAGCGTACAAAATTAACGACGCTTTAATTATAGATAATACTGGTGCTTTTAGAGATGATGTTGCTTTAGCAAGACATTTAAAAGCAAAAGGTGCTAGTAAAGTTTTATTAACAGCACCTGGTAAAGGAATACCTAATATTGTACATGGAGTTAATCATAAACAAAATGACCCAGATAAAGTAGATATTTTTTCTGCTGCATCTTGTACAACTAATGCAATAACACCTGTTTTAAAAGTATTAGAAGACAATTTCGGAATTAAGAAAGGACATTTAGAAACGATTCACGCTTATACTAATGATCAGAATTTAGTAGATAATATGCACTCTAAATACAGAAGAGGTAGAGCTGCAGCACTAAATATGGTAATTACAGAAACTGGTGCAGGTAAAGCAGTAGCAAAAGCATTACCAGCTTTAGAGGGCAAATTAACTTCCAATGCAATTCGTGTTCCAGTACCAAATGGATCTTTAGCAATTTTAAATTTACAATTAAGAAGACCTGTTACAACAGATGTTATTAATGCAATTTTAAAACAAAATGCTTTAGAAGGCGATTTAGTAGAACAGATTAAATATTCTCTAGATAACGAATTGGTTTCTTCAGACATTATTGGTTCTACAGCTCCATCAATTTTTGATAGTAAAGCAACTATTACAGATGGAGATTCTATTGTTATTTATATATGGTATGACAATGAGTATGGATATTCTCATCAAGTAATGCGTTTGGCTAAACACATTGCAAAAGTTAGAAGATTTACTTACTATTAG
- the ligA gene encoding NAD-dependent DNA ligase LigA, with amino-acid sequence MNIQERIIELRNELNTHNYNYYVLDNASISDFEFDLKLKELEKLEQENPIFFDANSPTQRVGGTITKNFNTIVHKNRMYSLDNSYSKEDLLDWEKRIQKILGTSELSYTCELKFDGASINLTYENGQFVKAVTRGDGFQGDEVTNNIKTILSIPLSIQKDFVSNFEMRGEIILPLDGFNKMNVERVANGEEEYRNPRNTASGSLKLQDSAEVAKRPLDCLLYQVVTSERKYKTHFESLEQARKVGFKVPDTIKLVNSIDEVFDFVNLWDAKRHDLPYETDGIVIKVNNLQHQEELGYTSKAPRWAIAYKFKAEQEATLLNEITYQVGRTGAITPVANLEPVQLAGTTVKRASLHNADQIEKLDIRVNDTVFVEKGGEIIPKIVGVDFSKRPKSSEPTVYASHCPECGTELIRTEGDAKHYCPNEFGCAPQITGRIQHFISRKAMDIDGLGGETVDLLRKEGLIQNYADLYDLTVEKVLPLERIAEKSAKNLIDGIKKSKEIPFEKVLFALGIRFVGETVAKKLAKHFKSIDNLMAADFETLISVDEIGDRIAKSIIDFSSNLTSIQLVTRLKEAGVQLSVSEESLKNQTDKLQGQIFVVSGVFHQMSRTELKKAIEDNGGKVSSSISKKTNFIVAGDNMGPSKLAKAETLGIAIISEQEFIDKIA; translated from the coding sequence ATGAATATTCAAGAAAGGATAATAGAGTTACGAAATGAATTAAATACACATAACTATAACTATTATGTGTTAGATAATGCATCTATTTCTGATTTTGAGTTTGATTTAAAATTAAAAGAACTAGAAAAGTTAGAACAAGAAAACCCTATCTTTTTTGATGCAAATTCTCCAACACAAAGAGTAGGAGGTACCATTACTAAAAACTTCAACACTATTGTTCATAAGAATAGAATGTATTCTTTAGATAATTCTTATTCAAAAGAAGATTTATTAGATTGGGAAAAACGTATTCAGAAAATATTAGGCACATCAGAACTTTCTTACACTTGCGAATTAAAATTTGATGGAGCATCAATCAACTTAACTTATGAAAATGGTCAGTTTGTAAAAGCAGTTACAAGAGGTGATGGTTTTCAGGGTGATGAAGTAACCAATAATATCAAAACCATTTTATCAATTCCTTTAAGCATTCAAAAAGATTTTGTTAGCAATTTCGAAATGCGTGGAGAAATTATTTTGCCTTTAGATGGTTTTAATAAAATGAATGTAGAAAGAGTTGCTAATGGAGAAGAAGAATACAGAAACCCAAGAAACACAGCAAGTGGGAGTTTAAAATTACAAGACAGTGCAGAAGTCGCAAAAAGACCTTTAGACTGTTTGTTGTACCAGGTTGTAACATCAGAAAGAAAATATAAAACACATTTTGAAAGTTTAGAGCAAGCAAGAAAAGTAGGTTTTAAAGTCCCTGATACTATAAAACTGGTAAACTCTATTGATGAAGTTTTCGATTTTGTAAACCTTTGGGATGCAAAAAGACATGATTTGCCTTATGAAACAGATGGAATTGTAATAAAAGTAAACAATTTACAACATCAAGAAGAGTTGGGCTATACATCAAAAGCTCCAAGATGGGCTATTGCTTATAAATTTAAAGCAGAGCAAGAAGCTACATTGTTAAATGAAATTACATATCAAGTAGGTAGGACAGGTGCAATTACACCTGTTGCTAATTTAGAGCCAGTTCAATTGGCAGGTACAACTGTTAAAAGAGCTTCTTTGCATAATGCAGATCAAATAGAAAAGTTAGACATTAGAGTAAATGATACAGTCTTTGTAGAGAAAGGTGGAGAAATTATTCCTAAAATAGTAGGAGTAGATTTTTCTAAACGTCCTAAAAGCTCAGAGCCAACAGTTTATGCATCTCATTGTCCTGAATGTGGAACAGAATTAATAAGAACAGAAGGTGATGCAAAACATTACTGCCCCAATGAATTTGGATGTGCTCCTCAAATAACAGGTAGAATTCAGCATTTTATATCTAGAAAAGCTATGGATATTGATGGTTTAGGAGGAGAAACTGTAGATTTATTAAGAAAGGAAGGCTTAATTCAGAATTACGCAGATTTGTATGATTTAACTGTAGAGAAAGTTTTGCCTTTAGAAAGAATAGCTGAGAAATCTGCCAAGAATTTAATTGATGGAATTAAAAAGTCGAAAGAAATTCCGTTTGAAAAAGTATTATTTGCTTTAGGAATTCGTTTTGTTGGTGAAACTGTAGCTAAAAAGTTGGCAAAACATTTTAAATCTATAGATAACTTAATGGCTGCAGATTTTGAAACTCTAATATCTGTTGATGAAATTGGTGATAGAATTGCAAAAAGCATTATTGATTTTTCATCTAACTTAACTAGTATACAATTAGTGACTCGCTTAAAAGAAGCAGGTGTTCAATTATCTGTTTCAGAAGAAAGCTTAAAAAATCAAACAGATAAGTTACAAGGTCAAATATTTGTGGTTTCTGGAGTTTTTCATCAAATGAGTAGAACAGAACTTAAAAAAGCAATTGAAGATAATGGAGGTAAAGTAAGTTCATCAATTTCTAAAAAAACAAATTTTATTGTTGCTGGTGATAATATGGGGCCTTCAAAATTGGCGAAGGCAGAAACCTTAGGTATAGCTATTATTTCAGAACAAGAGTTTATAGATAAAATTGCTTAA
- the mltG gene encoding endolytic transglycosylase MltG translates to MKKKIAIIAAITFIGIAVVVFTYYQNIFGEAINKETVLFVHETDNLTDLDKKIAPISNRPNYFLWVASKKSFTKVKPGRYVLKKGMSNNDVVNMLRIGNQTAVSVSFNNQDTLEKFAGRIAEQIATDSIAILNSFRNEKFLKENNLTEKSALQICIPNSYQFYWTVSADQFRDKLLNEYKRFWSKNRLAKAKALNMTQSEVITLASIVQKETAKKIEKPIVAGLYLNRLRDGWPLQADPTVIYAIKEVKGQDFVVKRVLNVDLEINSPYNTYKYRGLPPTLISMPDISSIDGVLNYKDHNYYYMCVDIDNFGYHKFANSLAQHNRNAREYQAWLNKNGVNR, encoded by the coding sequence TTGAAAAAGAAAATAGCCATTATAGCAGCAATTACTTTTATAGGTATAGCTGTAGTTGTATTTACTTACTATCAAAACATTTTTGGTGAAGCCATAAATAAAGAAACTGTTCTTTTTGTTCATGAAACTGATAACTTAACTGATCTAGACAAGAAAATTGCTCCTATTTCAAATAGACCAAATTACTTTTTATGGGTTGCCTCAAAAAAAAGTTTTACCAAAGTAAAACCTGGTAGATACGTATTAAAGAAAGGCATGTCTAATAATGATGTAGTGAATATGCTAAGAATTGGCAATCAAACTGCAGTTAGTGTGTCTTTTAATAATCAAGATACTTTAGAAAAGTTTGCTGGAAGAATTGCAGAACAAATTGCTACAGATTCAATTGCTATTTTAAATTCCTTTAGAAATGAAAAATTTTTAAAGGAGAATAATCTAACTGAAAAGTCTGCTCTACAAATTTGTATACCTAATAGTTATCAATTCTATTGGACAGTTTCTGCTGATCAATTTAGAGATAAGTTATTAAATGAATACAAAAGATTTTGGAGTAAGAACAGGCTAGCAAAAGCTAAAGCTTTAAATATGACTCAATCTGAAGTAATTACCCTAGCTTCTATTGTTCAAAAAGAAACTGCAAAGAAAATAGAAAAACCAATTGTAGCTGGTTTATATTTAAATCGATTAAGAGATGGTTGGCCTTTACAAGCAGATCCTACTGTTATATATGCTATTAAAGAAGTTAAAGGACAGGATTTTGTTGTAAAACGTGTTTTAAATGTTGATTTAGAAATTAACTCACCTTACAACACTTATAAATATAGAGGCTTACCTCCTACTTTAATTAGTATGCCAGACATTTCGTCTATAGATGGTGTTTTGAACTATAAAGATCATAATTACTATTATATGTGCGTTGATATAGACAACTTTGGTTATCATAAATTCGCAAATAGCTTGGCTCAACACAATAGAAATGCAAGAGAATATCAAGCCTGGCTTAATAAAAATGGTGTAAATAGATAA
- a CDS encoding GNAT family N-acetyltransferase — protein sequence MKTLKGKSVYLRALEPEDLEFLFQIENNENFWEVSHTNTPFSKYVLKQYLENALLDIFEAKQLRLMIIDTKTHKNLGLIDLFDFNPKHKRAGIGILIDPEFQNKGFASESLELLIKYTFSHLELHQLYANITSDNAKSIKLFESKNFTKVGVKKDWISSQGNFKDEILYQLIND from the coding sequence ATGAAAACACTAAAAGGAAAATCTGTTTATTTAAGAGCTTTAGAGCCTGAAGATTTGGAGTTTTTATTTCAAATTGAAAACAACGAAAATTTTTGGGAAGTTAGCCATACAAACACTCCTTTCTCTAAATATGTTTTAAAACAATATTTAGAAAATGCGCTTTTAGATATTTTTGAAGCCAAACAACTGCGTTTAATGATTATAGATACTAAAACTCATAAAAATTTAGGTCTAATTGATTTGTTTGATTTTAATCCTAAGCATAAAAGAGCAGGGATTGGCATATTAATAGACCCAGAATTTCAAAACAAAGGCTTTGCAAGTGAATCTTTAGAGTTACTTATTAAGTATACTTTTTCTCATTTGGAATTGCATCAACTTTATGCTAACATTACAAGTGACAATGCAAAAAGTATTAAACTTTTTGAAAGCAAAAATTTTACTAAAGTTGGTGTAAAAAAAGATTGGATTTCATCTCAAGGAAATTTTAAAGATGAAATTTTATACCAATTGATAAATGATTAG
- a CDS encoding DUF4294 domain-containing protein codes for MCFSLAAFSQKKEVLDSLPHNIDDYIFVKPGDSVIIKLNEITLLPKQKFQSKDDIRYYLWFRRKVFKAYPYAILASKRLDSLNARLSRIESKSKKRKYTRQVQKYIEGEFTDQIKKMTKTEGRILIKLIHRQTGETAFNNIKDLRSGWKAFWYNTTANLFKLSLKDEYDPENINEDFLIEDILQRAYRDGLLETQKTKLTFDFSDIILKKKAQIDVEKYKLMFSKMKKKKK; via the coding sequence ATGTGTTTCTCATTGGCAGCTTTTTCCCAGAAGAAAGAGGTGTTAGATAGTCTTCCTCATAATATTGATGACTATATTTTTGTGAAACCAGGAGATAGTGTAATCATCAAATTAAATGAGATTACGTTATTACCGAAACAAAAATTTCAGTCTAAAGATGATATCCGTTATTATTTATGGTTTAGAAGAAAAGTTTTTAAGGCGTATCCTTATGCAATTTTGGCATCTAAAAGATTAGATTCATTAAATGCAAGGTTAAGTAGAATAGAATCTAAAAGCAAAAAGAGAAAATATACCAGACAAGTTCAAAAGTATATTGAAGGTGAATTTACAGATCAAATAAAAAAGATGACGAAGACTGAAGGTCGTATTTTAATTAAATTGATTCATCGTCAAACAGGAGAAACTGCTTTTAATAATATTAAGGATTTGAGAAGTGGTTGGAAAGCTTTTTGGTATAATACAACTGCTAACCTTTTTAAACTTTCTTTAAAGGATGAATATGATCCTGAAAATATAAATGAAGACTTTTTAATAGAAGATATATTACAAAGAGCATATAGAGATGGTCTCTTAGAAACTCAAAAAACAAAACTTACTTTCGATTTTTCTGATATTATTTTAAAAAAGAAAGCACAGATTGATGTAGAAAAGTATAAATTGATGTTCTCTAAAATGAAAAAGAAGAAAAAATAG
- a CDS encoding trypsin-like peptidase domain-containing protein, producing the protein MKKFFSFLGMAFLGGALTLGGYKMLFDEPIAQNNSQEVTLPTIQANYNSALNTIASATDAASIDFTIAAEKTVNSVVHVKNTSIRTQQSPLDIFFGTGNGTRKFEQVGTGSGVIISADGYIVTNNHVIDNASAIEITLNNKKKYEAELIGADATNDIALLKIDAEIDLPYTPFTNSDNVKIGEWVLAVGNPYNLTSTVTAGIVSAKGRDLEGNVNIESFIQTDAAVNPGNSGGALVNTRGELVGINTAISSRTGSFIGYSFAVPSNIAKKVVDDLLEFGAVQEAILGIGIDNRYEDEGVKIGKVYYDEGANNNQFKEGDIIKSINNVKISKFSELKGQLTAKRPGDYVDVTIEREGELITKKVVLNKKDTFNSRTLNISLKDVTAKEKKKFDIKGGAKIIQNNNRTLNYYGITEGYIITKVNSKPVTTAAEATRKIENSKVNRGTPLFLELINPKGEIEKIVLR; encoded by the coding sequence ATGAAGAAATTTTTTAGTTTTTTAGGAATGGCATTTTTAGGAGGAGCTCTTACATTAGGAGGTTATAAAATGCTTTTTGATGAGCCAATTGCTCAAAACAATTCGCAAGAAGTAACTTTGCCAACAATTCAGGCAAATTATAATTCAGCATTAAATACAATTGCATCTGCAACAGATGCAGCTTCTATAGATTTTACAATTGCAGCAGAAAAGACAGTAAATTCTGTAGTGCACGTAAAAAATACATCTATTAGAACTCAACAAAGTCCTTTAGATATTTTCTTTGGTACAGGAAATGGTACAAGAAAATTTGAACAGGTAGGTACAGGAAGTGGTGTTATAATTTCTGCAGATGGTTACATTGTTACAAACAATCACGTAATAGATAATGCAAGCGCAATTGAAATCACTTTAAATAATAAGAAAAAGTATGAGGCAGAATTAATAGGTGCAGATGCAACCAATGATATAGCTTTGTTAAAAATTGATGCAGAAATAGACCTGCCTTACACACCATTTACAAACTCGGATAATGTAAAAATAGGGGAGTGGGTTTTGGCTGTTGGTAATCCTTATAATTTAACATCTACAGTAACTGCAGGTATTGTAAGTGCAAAAGGTAGAGATTTAGAAGGTAATGTTAATATTGAATCTTTTATACAAACTGATGCAGCTGTTAACCCAGGAAATAGTGGTGGAGCTTTGGTAAATACTAGAGGAGAATTGGTTGGTATTAATACTGCAATATCATCTAGAACTGGTTCCTTTATTGGGTATTCTTTTGCAGTACCTTCTAACATTGCTAAAAAGGTTGTTGATGATTTGTTGGAATTTGGAGCAGTACAAGAAGCAATTTTAGGAATTGGTATTGATAATAGATATGAAGATGAAGGCGTAAAGATTGGAAAGGTGTATTATGATGAAGGTGCTAATAACAATCAATTTAAAGAAGGTGATATTATAAAGAGTATAAACAATGTAAAAATTTCTAAATTCTCTGAATTAAAAGGTCAGTTAACAGCTAAAAGACCTGGAGATTATGTAGATGTTACTATAGAAAGAGAAGGTGAGTTGATTACCAAAAAAGTGGTCTTAAATAAGAAAGATACTTTTAACTCAAGAACTTTAAATATTTCCTTAAAGGATGTAACTGCTAAAGAAAAAAAGAAGTTTGATATTAAAGGAGGGGCTAAGATTATTCAAAATAATAATAGAACATTAAATTATTATGGAATAACAGAAGGTTATATCATTACAAAAGTGAATTCTAAACCAGTAACAACTGCAGCAGAAGCTACAAGAAAAATAGAAAATAGTAAGGTAAATAGAGGTACACCATTATTTTTAGAGTTGATAAACCCAAAAGGAGAAATAGAGAAGATTGTATTAAGATAA
- the dnaA gene encoding chromosomal replication initiator protein DnaA: protein MNYTAESVWTDCLSFIKDNIKPQAYKTWFEPIKPVKLSGEALTIQVPSKFFYEWLEEHYIKLLRVALVRQLGNDAKLIYDVKMENNYSSNRPQIVKIPSSNRDPLKPQKVTVPLDSSKRELRNPFIIPGLQKVKIESQLNPNYSFANFVEGDSNRLARSAGMAVANKPGGTSFNPLLIYGGVGLGKTHLSHAIGVDIKDKYPDKTVLYISSEKFTQQFIDSVKSNTRNDFIHFYQMIDVLIIDDVQFLSGKAGTQDVFFHIFNHLHQNGKQVILTSDKAPVDMQDIEQRLLSRFKWGLSAELQAPDYETRISILQNKLFRDGVEMQEEIIEYIAKNIKSNVRELEGVIISMIAQASFNRREFSIELAKQIVDKFVKNTKKEVSIDYIQKEVSKYFDMDVATLQSKTRKRHIVQARQLAMFFAKRLTKTSLASIGNQIGQRDHATVLHACKTVDNLTETDKQFKKYVDDLTKKLTF from the coding sequence ATGAATTATACTGCTGAATCCGTTTGGACAGACTGTTTATCTTTTATAAAAGATAATATTAAGCCACAAGCCTACAAAACATGGTTTGAACCTATAAAACCGGTTAAACTTTCTGGAGAAGCATTAACAATTCAAGTACCTAGTAAGTTTTTTTATGAATGGTTAGAAGAACACTACATTAAATTATTGCGTGTTGCCTTAGTAAGACAATTAGGAAATGATGCCAAATTGATTTACGATGTTAAAATGGAGAACAATTACAGCAGTAATAGACCTCAAATAGTAAAGATTCCTAGTTCTAATAGAGATCCTTTAAAACCACAGAAAGTTACTGTACCTTTAGATTCTAGTAAAAGAGAATTAAGAAACCCTTTTATTATACCTGGTTTACAAAAAGTTAAAATTGAATCTCAATTAAATCCTAATTACAGTTTTGCGAATTTTGTAGAAGGTGATTCTAATAGATTAGCACGTTCTGCAGGTATGGCTGTTGCCAATAAACCTGGAGGTACATCATTTAATCCATTATTAATTTATGGTGGAGTTGGTTTAGGTAAAACGCATTTATCTCATGCAATTGGTGTAGATATTAAAGATAAATATCCAGATAAAACTGTTTTATATATTTCTTCAGAAAAATTTACGCAACAATTTATAGATTCTGTAAAATCGAATACTAGAAATGATTTTATTCATTTCTATCAAATGATTGATGTTTTAATCATAGATGATGTTCAATTCTTGTCTGGTAAAGCAGGTACCCAAGATGTATTCTTCCATATTTTTAATCACTTACATCAAAATGGTAAGCAGGTTATTTTAACTTCAGATAAAGCTCCTGTAGATATGCAGGATATAGAACAACGTTTGTTGTCTCGTTTTAAATGGGGATTGTCAGCAGAATTACAGGCACCAGATTATGAAACTAGAATTTCTATCCTTCAAAACAAATTGTTTAGAGATGGTGTAGAAATGCAAGAAGAAATTATTGAATACATTGCTAAGAATATAAAATCTAATGTTAGAGAACTAGAAGGTGTTATTATTTCTATGATTGCACAAGCTTCGTTTAACAGAAGAGAATTTTCTATAGAGCTAGCAAAACAGATTGTAGATAAGTTTGTAAAGAACACCAAGAAAGAAGTTTCTATAGATTATATTCAGAAAGAAGTTTCTAAGTATTTTGATATGGATGTAGCTACTTTACAATCTAAGACAAGAAAACGTCATATTGTTCAAGCACGTCAATTAGCTATGTTTTTTGCTAAGAGATTAACCAAAACTTCATTGGCTAGTATTGGTAATCAAATAGGGCAAAGAGATCATGCAACTGTTTTACACGCTTGTAAAACTGTAGATAATCTTACAGAAACAGATAAACAGTTCAAAAAATACGTAGACGATCTTACTAAGAAGTTAACCTTCTAA
- a CDS encoding low molecular weight protein-tyrosine-phosphatase, which yields MTKVLMVCLGNICRSPLAEGILQSKINSKDIFVDSAGTAAYHVGNLPDERSIAVAKKYDIDITNQRARKFVVEDFDKFDFIYAMDESNYQKILSLARNNEDEDKVHLILNESSPARNLSVPDPYYGGNDGFENVFQMLDEACATIASKL from the coding sequence ATGACTAAAGTACTTATGGTTTGCTTGGGGAATATTTGTCGTTCACCATTAGCAGAAGGTATTTTGCAATCTAAAATTAATTCAAAAGATATTTTTGTAGACTCTGCAGGAACTGCAGCTTATCATGTTGGTAATTTACCAGATGAACGCTCAATAGCAGTTGCTAAAAAATATGATATAGATATTACGAACCAAAGAGCAAGAAAATTTGTTGTTGAAGATTTTGATAAATTTGACTTTATTTATGCTATGGATGAAAGTAATTATCAAAAAATTTTAAGTCTTGCTAGAAATAATGAAGATGAGGATAAAGTTCATTTGATTTTAAATGAGTCTTCACCAGCAAGAAATTTATCAGTTCCAGATCCTTATTATGGAGGAAATGATGGCTTTGAAAATGTATTTCAAATGTTAGATGAGGCTTGTGCTACAATAGCATCAAAATTATAA